AGCGTTCCAGAAGCTTGTCACACAGGTTCAGGGAGGTGAGTCCCAGCTTGCTGGTGTCCACAAAGAAGTAGAAGGCTCCCTGCGGTTCCACGACGCTGACGTTGGGAATGGCGTTGAGGCGGGAGAGGACGTACTGGCGGCGCATGTCGTATTCGTCACGCATGTCGCTGATGAAGCTCTGGTCTCCCGTGAGGGCTTCAATGCCTCCGTACTGCGCGAAGGTGCAGACGTTGGAGGTGGTGTGGTCCTGAATCATCTGGATGGCCTTGGCAATGGGGGCCGGAGCGGCGGAGTAGCCCATGCGCCAGCCGGTCATGGCATAGCCCTTGGAGAAGCCGTTGATGGTGATGGTCAGGTCGTACAGTTCCGGGCTCAGGGAAGCGATGCTGACGTGCCTGGTGTCCCCGTACACGAGGTGTTCGTAAATTTCGTCGGCCAGGATGAGGATGTCTTCGCTCAGGGCCACTTCACCTAGGGCGCGCAGTTCTTCTTCTGAATAAACGGCTCCGGTCGGGTTGTTCGGCGTGGTGAGGATCACCATCTTGGTGCGGGGGGTCATGGCTTCCTCAAACTGTTCCGCAGTGAGCTTCCAGCCGTTTTCCGGCGTGGTTTCCACAATGACGGGGATGCCGCCGCACATGCGGACCATTTCCGGATAGCTGACCCAGTACGGGGAGGGAATGATGACTTCGTCCCCTTCGGAGACGGTCGCCATGATGGCGTTGAAGCAGGCGTGCTTGGCTCCGGCGCCCACGGTGATCTGGCTGGGATCGTATTCCAGGTTGTTTTCCCTCTTGAGCTTGTCGGCAATGGCCTGGCGGAGTGCGGGCAGGCCGGCGGAAGGAGTGTACTTGGTAGCTCCGTTATTCAGGGCCGTGATGGCTGCCTGCTTGATGTTTTCAGGGGTGTCCATTTCCGGTTCACCGCCTGCCAAACCGTAAACTTCTTCACCGGCGGCCTTCATAGCCTTGGCCCGGTTGGTCACCTTGAGGGTCAGGGAAGGGGTCAATGCAGCAATGCTGGGGGAAATCATGTCCATTGTTGTGGTGCGATCGTAGAATTTTGAATGCCCTGGCGGAAAACAGGCTATTCCCCGCACAGGCGGAAAAACTTTACTAAGTGAGCGCACCCCTGGCAAGGAGAATGCTTGATGAGGCCATTCTTTTTCTTGCTGGGAGGGTGCCTCCTTTCACGGAAGGGAAGTTTCCCGTCAGCGTTTCATGAATTTGGCGCGCACGGCGTCCAGTTCCGGCGTTTTCAGCAGGAAGGCCGTCGCCAGGTAAACAATTCCGGCGCAGCCGCAGACCAGGGAGATGCCTAGGAGCCTGGCCGGGAAGGACCAGTCCAGGAAACCCTGGAGGAACCACGTTTTACCCACCCAGCACACGGCTCCCAGCAGGGCTCCCGCCGCCAGGATGCGGCCCAGGCCGGAAACCAGCGTCCGGCCGTCCACCCCGCCCAGCTGGCGGCGCAGGTAAAGGAAGTAAAAGAGGAAGTTGAAGGTGGTTACCACGGAGGTGGTCAGCGCCAGCCACGCCGCGTTTTTATGCAGGCCGTAGACAAACCAGTAGTTGAGGCCGATGCTGATGGCCAGCGCCACGGCGGCGGCAATCAGGGGAACCCAGCGTTTTTCCAGAGCCAGGAAGACGGGCTGCACCACCTTGGTTCCGGCATAGCCCAGCAGGCCCAGGGAGTAGGCGCCCAGTACCTCCCCGGTGTAGCGCACGGCCTCCTGGTTGAAGCGGCCCCACTGGTACACGGAGGAGACGAATTCCGTTCCCAGGATGAAGAGGATCAGGAAGGCGGGCACCGCAAAAAACGCCACCAGCCGCAGCCCCTTGGCGATGTGGACGGCCACTTCCTTTCTGCCGTCCCCCACCATCATGCGGGAAACGGCGGGGAGAACCACCATGCCCGTAGCCACGCCGAAGAGGCCCACGGGAAGCTGCCAGAGGCGGAACGCCGTGGTCAGGGCGGTGACGGAGCCTTTCTGGAGGTCCAGGGCGAAGCCCGTATTGATGAAGATGGTGAATTGCGTAACGCCGGAAGCCAGCACGGAGGGGAGCATGAGCCCCCAGATTTTACGCACGCGCGGATCGTCCCAATGGAAATTGGGCTTCCACCGGAAGCCGGTTTTGCGCAGTTTGGGAAGCTGCACGGCAATCTGGGCCGCCCCACCGATCGTGACGCCGCAGGCAAAACCGTACAAAGCCCTGGGGCCGAAAGTGGGGTCAATGAAGTACCCGATCAGCAGGCCGAACAGGATGGAGGTGACGTTGAAGGCGGCGGAGGCCAGCATGGGCAATCCGAACACCCCAACCATGTTCAGCGCCCCCATGACGAGGGCGGACAGGGAGGCGAAGCCGATGAAGGGCCACATGATGCGGCTCAAGTCCGTGGCAAACAGCTGGTCCGTCAGGGAATGGTCCCCGCTGTAAAGGGCCTCCATGACGGGCCCGGCAAACAGGATGCCCAGCGTCACGATGGCGACCATCAGCGTGGAAAGCTGGGTGGCCACCTTGTTGGTCAGTTCCCAGGCGGCCGAGTCCCCTTCCGCCTCCCGTGTTTTGGAGGCCACGCTGGTGTAGGACTGGGACAGGGCTCCTTCCGCAAACAGGTCCCTCAACAGGTTGGGGATTCGGAAGGCCGTGTAAAAGGCGTCCAGCACTCCCGTGGCGCCGAACAGGGAAGTATACACGATTTCCCTGGCCATGCCAGTCAGACGGCAGGCGAAAATGGCGCCGGAGGCTACCAGGCTGTTCCGCATCAGGGACATGAAGAAAGACGGCTTACTTGAACAGTTGGCGGCAGTACGGCTCCACGCGCTTCATGGCCGGGTGGTCCTTGACGGCCTGGTCGCGGTCGTCCCGGCAGGAGAAGAGGTACAGGGCGTAGCCTCCGTAGCCGCCGCCCAGGTATTTTTTGGCAAGGGCGTTCGGGATGTCCGGCAGGGGCTGCATTCCTTCGTCAAGCTGAACGCTGTAGTACAGGGCCACGCCTGCGGCCAGGGTGTTGATGTTGCGTTCCAGCACGCCGGTGCGGGCAATGAGGGAGGATTGGGAGATGCGCACGTAGTCCCGCTGTTCGTCCGCCATTCTGGGCGTGTCATGTTCCTCGCCCGTGTACAGAATGGCCATTCTCCCTTCCAGGAAGTCGCCCGTGCCCTTCACGTCCAGCACGGGGGAACTGCCGGAGCGCCACACGCACAGACCCGTTTCCGCAATGACGGCGGGGTCCTGCCAGCCGACGCCCAGGGCGAGCTCGGAAGCGACCGGGTCGCGCCCCTCCAGCATGGCCCACGCGCCGCTGCCGCCCAGCCCGGAACGTTTTTCATACGGCCATTCGCAGAGGGAGACCATGGGGGTGATGGCGCAGTTGACCACATAGGAGCCTTTTCTGGCGTAGCGGGGAACGTCCAGCCAGCCTCCGGCGAAGTCCACGCGGAGCGGGACGGAGGAAGGGGCCTTGATCCGGTTCACCAGCATGGTGGTGGAAACGGGGGCGAATTTGGGAGGCGTCTTGGGAAGCACCACGTAATTCGCGCCCACGCGGGCGCACAGCTCCTTCTTGATGCCGCTGTAAAGGTCGTCCTCCGTCACGGCCAGGACGTCCGGTTTTTCCTGAAGAAATTCCTCTTCAAAATCCAGGCCCTTCTTCATGCCCGTGCCCAGAATGACCTTGTCCACCATGCGCAGGCTCTCCAGCAGCACCTTCTTGTGCTCGTCCGGAATGGACGGCTTGCGCTGTTTGTGGTGCCACAGCACGGGTTCCGAGGCGAAGGAGACGATCAGGTAGTCCCCCAGGGCGCGGGCTTCTTCAAAAAACTGGATGTGACCGGCGTGGACGATGTCATAACAGCCCGAGACGAAAACTTTTTTCATGCGCGTGGTGATAGATAATTAGTCCACGGCAGTATGCCCTATTGCTCCGCCGGATGCAAGAGCCGGGTGGAAGTACGCTAAAAAACGGCACGGACCGCAGAAGGCCCGTGCCGTTGGGAAAAAGAAAAATCAATGTCTGCCGGAACCGGTCAGGAAGCCATGGCTTCCTGGTAGCGGCGTTCCACGTCGTCCCAGTTGATGAGGCGGCAGAAGTCTTCAATATAGTCCGCCCGGAGGTTCTGGTGCTTCAGGTAATAGGCGTGTTCCCAGACGTCGCAGACGAGGATGGGGACAAGGCCGGGAATTTCCAGGTTCTGGTGCTTTTCCGCGCCGCAGATCACCAGCGTCTTGCTGATGGGGTCCACGCCCAGGATGCCCCAGCCGGAGCCTTCCACTCCCTGGGAGGCGGCCTTGAATTCCTTCATCATGGCTTCCAGGGAACCGAATTTTTCCTTGATGGCGTCCACCAGGGGGCCCTGCGGCTCCTTCTTGGGGTCCGGCGTCATGTTGGTCCAGTAAATGGTGTGAAGAACGTGGCCGGAAACGTTGAAGGACAGGTTGCGCACCCAGTTGGTGGTGGCGGAAGCGTCCAGCTTGCCGTCCGCAATTTCACGGAGTTTTTCGGCCGCGGCGTTGGCGCCGGCGACATAGGCCGCATGGTGCTTGTCATGATGGATGCGCACGGTCTTTTCATCCAGCATGGGTTCAAGCGCGTCGTAGGCGTACGGAAGGGGCGGTAACACGTACTTGCCGTCGGCATAGCCGACCGTGGAGGGATCTTGCTTTTTAGTCATCTTGTGCTGTGGTTGTATGGATGGCCCTGTTGCCCGGGCCTGGCTGATTGTTCCCAGCGCCGCCAGTGAGGAAAGGGCGATGAAACGCCTTCTGTTCATGTCCGCGCCACGGGAATTCATGGAAGTTTGGACATGGATGGATTTGGAGTTGTTCAAAAAACCTGGAGCATCGGGCATTTTTTACTCTTTTTCACCGGAGGGGGGAAGTTTTCTACCTTCTGGCGGCCGCGGCGGGGCCCTGGGCCCCGTAGGCGCTGATGCCCCTGACGGCGACGGACCCCGCATCCCCCAGGAAGGATTTGGGCAATGTCACCCGGGTCTGGCTGCCCGGCAGCAGGATGCGCGTGGCCCACTGGCTGCCGTAGCGCGCCTGGACGGCCCATTTCCGGGAAGGACTGCCGGACGGCTGCCAGGAAAGGGTGACGGTGGAGCCGTTGTCCGCCACGTAAAAGTTCCGCGGCTGTCCCGGAGCGCCGGTCCCGCACCAGGGCATGGCGGGCGGAACGGCCATGGAGGGGTACAGCCTGTTCAGGTATTTCTGGATGCCTCCGGCATTCCGCATGATGGATTTGACGCTCCAGAAGCACTGCCCGGGGGCGCTTCTGGCCAGGGAGCGGGAATAGTTGACCTGAGCGGCGATCTCAGAGGCGGGGCGCCCCGGGTCCTCGCTGCTCATGATGCGCGCGGTGGCGATGCCGGGCCACACCGGGCGGCTCGTGTTCTGGGCGGCCCACCACTGCATCAGGGCCGGAAAACTCTGCTTGGACGGGCTGCACCGCCAGTAAAGCTGCGGGGCAAGGTAATCCACCCAGCCTTTGGAAAGCCACTTGCGGGCGTCGCAGGCAAGGTGTTCGTAGGCGTCCACTCCGGCCTCAATGCCGCCGGGAACGCCGGGGCGCCAGATGCCGAACGGGCTGATGCCCACGCGCACCCAGGGCTTGGAGGATTTGACGGACTTGTACATGTCCTCCACGAAGTCATCAATATAAGCCCGCCGCTGGGAGGGTGTCTTCCCGTCACTGAAACTGCGGGGGGACCAGGGATGGCCGGGAGAAGGATAAGGATAGAAATAGTCGTCCAGGTGTACGCCGTCAACATCGTAGCGGCGCACGACGTCCAGGATGACCTTCAGCGCGTGGTCCCGTGAGGCGGAGGCGCTGGGATTCATCAGCAGCACGGAGCCGTGGCGCTTCATCAGGTCCGGGCGCGTGAGGGAAATGTGGTTGCGCCCCACGGCGTGCTTCACATTGGCCTTCGCCCGGAAGGGGTTGAACCAGGCGTGCAGTTCAATGCCGCGGCGGTGGGCCTCCTGGATGGCGAAAGCAAGAGGGTCATACCCCGGATTGACGCCGGGACCGGAGAGCCACTGGCTCCACGGCTCCAGGGAGGATTGGTACAGGGCGTCCGCGTTCGGCCGCACCTGGAGGAACACGGCATTCAGCTTCAACTGCGCGCAGGTATTCAGGATCGTCAGCAGTTCCGCACGCTGGGCCGCTCCGGAAAGTCCGGAACGGGAGGGCCAGTCAATATTGTGGACGGTGGAAATCCACGCGGCGCGGAATTCCTGGGGAGCGGCGGGCACGGCCTCTCCGGATGGCTGCCACCCCAGCGCCTGGGAAGCCAGGGCCAGCAGGGAGCAGGAAAGGGCGTGGAAAAGGGGAAATCTGGTCATGACGGGATGGTAGGGATGCTTCCGGGCCATTTAACCCCTATTGGGGGATTCTGTCCATGGCGGATACCGGAGGTTCCGTCATGGAAGGGTGCCCAGGTGCGGCATTCAGCGGGAAGGGGACGCGAGGCTGTTCACCAGGTGGGCGTTGAACCCGGCGCCGAAGCCGTTGTCTATGTTGACCACGGACACGCCGTTGGCGCAGGAATTCATCATGGCGAGCAGGGTGGTGACTCCGCGGAAATTGGCTCCGTACCCCACGCTGGTGGGCACGGCGATTACGGGGGACTTCACCAGGCCCGCAAGCACGCTGGGGAGCGCCCCCTCCATGCCCGCCACGGCTACCAGCACGGTGGCCCGGCGGATGGAATCCAGGTGGGAAACCAGGCGGTGCAGCCCCGCCACGCCGCAGTCCCGGTACCGGAGCACGCGGCTGCCCAGGAACTCCGCCGTCAGCGCGGCTTCCTCCGCCACGGACTGGTCAGAGGTGCCCGCGCTGACGATGCCGATGAAGCCTGCCGTCTGCGGTGCAGGCCGCAGGATGATGCGCATGAGGCGCGCTTCCGGGCGCATGTCCGCCTCCGGAAAGGCGCGGCGCAGATGGTCCTGGGCTTCCCCGTCCAGGCGCGTGGCCAGCACGTTCTGCCCGGCGGCAAGCAGGCTGCGGGCTATCTCTTCAATCTGGCCCGGAGTCTTTCCGGCGCCGTAAATCACTTCCGGGCATCCGGTGCGCGCCAGCCGGTCATAATCAATATCCGTATGGGCGGCGGCGGGGGCTGTGGCGCTCCGGATTCTTTCCGCCGCTTCCTCCATGGAAAGGCGTCCTTCCTTAAGCTGATGCAGGATGTCGGTAATCTCGTTCATGACGGTTCATTCATGCTGCCTCTGGAATACCCTTCCAGGTCCAGGGTAATGTGGCGGAAGCCCAGTTCCCGCAGGCGGCGGGCTACGGGCCCGGCAAGCTCCGTGTCCAGGAACAGGCGGCGTTCCGCCTCCGGAAGTTCAATGCGCGCCAGGTCATCCCCGTGGACTCGGACTCGGCAGCCTTTCAGCCCCAGGGAACGGAGGAACGTTTCCGCCTTGTCCACGCGTCTCAGCATGGCTTCAGTGACGGGACGGTTGTGCTCCAGCCGGGTCAGCAGGCAGGCGTAGGCCGGCTTTCCGCTGACGGACTCCGGCAGGCCCAGTTCCCGTGCCAGCTGGCGGATGTCCGCCTTGCCCATGGCGGCTTCCAGAAAAGGATTCAGGATGCCCAGCTCCTGCAGGGCCTTGCGCCCGGGGCGGTAGTCGCCCAGGTCATCCATGTTGGAGCCGTCCGCCAGCAGGGGGAAGCCCGCTTCCCCGGCTCTGGCCTTCAGGGCGGAAAACAGGGCGTGCTTGCACAGGTAGCAGCGCAGGGGAGGATTGTCCGCAATGGAGGCGGGGATGGGGAAGGTGAGCTTTTCCTGCCTGACCTTCAGGCTGCGGCACAGCTCCGTGCCGTCCCGCATTTCCTCTTCCATTACGTAAGGCGTTTGTGCGGTCAGGGCCAGGCAGCGGTCCGGCCCCAGCACCTTTGCGGCGGCGGCCAGAAGTACGCTGCTGTCCAGCCCGCCGGACAGGGCCACGGCGATGCGCTCCCTGGGAAGCAGGACGGAGCGCAGCCGTTCAAACGGGGTCTGTGGAGGCGTCGTCATGGGAGGGAGGGGGAAAAAGCCCCATCAATTGGCACTGTTCCAGGGACAACCCGGTGGCTTCCGCCAGAGTCCGGCAATCTTCAAATTCCGCCTTCCTGTGATGGGGGCGTCCGTTCATGAACGAGGTCTTTACGTGGACTGTTCCGTGCGGAGTGCCCACGGGGGCGCTCTCCCTCCGCAGAATGTGGCGGCTTGCCGCGTGCTGGCGTATCCCCGGCGTGCTGCTGTGCAGGAAGAATGTCTCCCGCACGCGGTCCGCCTGTTCCGGCAGGCACAGGGCGCAGACCTTCACCGCCAGGCGTCCCTTCTTCATGCAGATGGACTCCTGCCAGGCGTCCAGCGCGCCGGCGTCGATCAGCTTTTCCGCCAGGTAGGCGGTCTGTTCCGGCGTCATGTCGTCTATATTGGCGCACAGCTCCGTCAGCAATTCCGGAGCGGGTTCCGCTTCTTCCGTTTCCACCAGCATTACCCGGAGAATATTCGGCAGGGGGAGCCCCTCGCGGTGGCCTATGCCGTAGCCGGTTCCGGTGATGCGGCCAGCCAGCGGGGCGGGGACGGGCTGTGCCATGGCGGCGATGAAAGCGGCTCCGGTGGGGGTGGTGGCCTCATGGGCGGTTCCGTTCAGGGTGGCCTGGAAATGGCGTGCCAGCAGGGCCGTGGCGGGGGCCGGAACCGGCATTGTCCCGTGCTGGCACCTTACGGTGCCGGAGCCCAGCTCCACCGGGCCGGTGAAGATGGCGTCCGCCCGGAGCAGCTCCAGGCAGATGGCGGCGCCCGTGATGTCAATGATGGAATCCACCGCACCCACTTCATGAAAATGGACTTCCTCCGGCGTGGTGCCGTGCACCTGGGCTTCCGCCTCCGCCAGCAGGGTGAAAATGGAAAGGGCCGTCCGCTTCACGGCGTCTGAAAGGCCGCTTGACTCAATAAGTTTGCGGATATCTGCCATGGTCCGGTGATGATGTGCGTGCCCGTGGCCGGAATGGCTTTCCTCCTCCGTCACCACGTCAACCCGCGTTCCCTGGATGCCGGACTGCGCGGCCCGCCTGCACTCCAGTCTCCATTCCCCGTGCACGTGCAGTTTGGACAGCTCCCGTTCCAGGTTTTCCCGGTCCACGCCCAGATCAATCAGGGCGGCCAGGTTCATGTCTCCGCTGATGCCTGCGCTGCAATCATAGACCAAGGCTTTCATGATGGGCAGTGTAGGAGGAAAACCTCCCGGCTCAAGGCCAAAGTGAGCCCTATCTCCGGAGACTTCCCTGCATCCGGCGGCGCTGCTTTAATGGCCTGGCGCGCAGCCATGCAGAGATGACCTGTGAAATACATTGCTAGAGAACTCCAAATATGTCACAATCCGTGCGGCGCTGACCAGCGCCGGCCCTCGTCCCATATCATGTCTATCCCGTTCTTTTCCAAATTACGATCCCAGAAGCACTATCTTCAACTGGTCAAACCGGAATTGAAGCAGGTTTCTGAGTTTGTGGAAGCCCAGGCATCCTGTTTTGACCCGGAAGTCACCGACTACATGGAAACAGTGTGCCAATCCAAGGGGAAAATGCTCCGGCCTGCCCTGGTTCTGCTGGTAGCCGGCGCCACGGGCGGCGTCAAGGAAGCCCACATCCGGCTGGGAGCCCTGCTGGAAATGGTGCATCTGGCCTCACTCGTGCACGATGACGTGATTGACGAGGCCGACAAGCGCCGTGACGAGGCCACCGCCAATGCCCTGTGGGGCAACAGCCTGGCCGTACTGCTGGGGGACGTGCTCTTTTCCCATGCCATGGTGCTGGGCACCGAATTCGGCAGCACGGAATTCTGCCGCAGGCTGGCGAACACCGTCAGGGACGTGTGCCAGGGGGAAGTGGCCCAGTCCAGCCGCCTGTATGACCTGAGCATGACCCGCGATGAATACTTTGAAATCATCCGGAAAAAAACCGCCTCCCTGTTCTCCGCCGCTACGGGCGGCGCGGCCTGGATCTCCGGAGTGGCCCCGGAAGTGGAAAAATCCCTGTACCAGCTGGGAGACCTGCTGGGCGTGTCCTACCAGATTTACGACGACTGCCTGGACATGGTGGGCGATGAAGACGACGCCGGCAAAACGCTCCACACGGACGCCACCAAGGGCAAGCTGACTCTCCCCATCTTCAATCTGCTGGAATGCGGGGACAGGAACGTGGAAGCCACCCTCAGGGACGCCATTGAAAACCGTGAAGTGATTGATTACTCCGCCTTTCAGGACAACCCCGTTTTTGCAGAGGCCCTGGACAAGGCGATCCAGGTGGCCCTGGAGAAAAACGAGGCTGCCCGTGAAATCCTGTGGCTCCTCCCCCAGACGGAATACCGTGAGGCCCTGGCGGAAATGACCTTCTACATGGACGAGCTGCTCAACGACTGCCGTATCTCCTGACCTTCGTCCATATCCTTTCCTTCTATGGAAGGGGGGGCAGTGTCCGGAAATGGCCTTCGGCAACCTGTCTGGAATCCAGAACGCTGTTCACGAAGGCAGGCGCCGTGGCATTTTTTAAACCGGGACCGTTTCCCAGGGCTCCTTCCTCATGAAACGGTCCCTCTATCCGGGCCTGCATGCCCCCCTGCTTCACTGGATGGAAAATCCGTTTCCATGGGCTGGCTTTTTTAGAGCGGGAGACCGATGAAGATGCCTTGCAGGTCAGCAGGCGCAGCCTCTCTGGCGGCTTGGCGAAGCTTGTGCGGGCAGGATGGTGATGATTTGGCTCTGCAGCAAATGCACTTTGGAGGCACGCTGTGGTGTGATGTTATTGGTTTGCTGGGGGGGATAACACCCTTGATTGCTGTTACCGAGTTCATCTATATCAAATAACCGGTTTTCTCCCCAGTGCTTGGCGAGCAGTTTGGAGTTATCCGTTGTTGCATATCCGGCAATAACGCACCAATGTGCATGCGGAAGGTCCGTCCACTGGACGCCAGTTTTGGGGAAACCGTGTTTTTCGTTTTGCTTATCATTGATAACTTGAAAAGGAACGAGTGCATACCCTCCCTGATTAATGGTGCCCCAGATGGTTTGTTCATGAAATAACTGGCAGGCGGCGGAGCAGGTTCCTTTGGCTCTCTTATTGATGAAACGGGCAAAATCGTGGGGATGGAAAACTTCCCCTACCTCGCTTAAACAGCCCTCTGCACGATTGGTGAGGGGATATTGAACGGCCAATTTAAAAAGCTCCATATTTGTCCATGCGGCATCAGGATTGAAGCAATTAAGGACGTAGGAAGCTGCGTAAAACCCGCAGGAGGGGTGGGACGTTTGCCTGTCCATCTCATCCCGATAGGTATTGGGAACGGTACACATGACGTAACCTCCGTAATGGGCTGAGGAGTAGGCGAGTATATTTTGGTTCTGTGTCATATTTATTACCGGGGTTCATGAAGCCGGTGAATGAAGATATACGGCTGGAGGAGAATTCCGGAAAGGCTGTCTTGGCGGGAGGAGGCATCCGGTTTTTAAAGGCGCCTAAACCATGTTGGAAAAGGGCGCCGTATTCAAGATTCGGGGTGTAGCGGTGGCTTGTTTGGAACTATACGGATGGGAACAGGTGGATAGCAAATGGATAGGGCAACGCGTGTTTTGGCGGCGGCAGGGAGCATCCGGAATGGTTTTACCTTTTTCCGCAGGGCGTCAGCCGAACCTGCATTCATACGCGGAGGCGGGACCGCTTGCGGGCAGGCAGTTTTTCTGCTAAAAAGCAGGAAGAAAACTGAAGTAATGCGGAAAGGCGTGGAGGAATGATTCTCCTGCCTTTTGCTTCCCGGAAACTGGAGATTACGGAACATGGAAACAACATGGCGCGGCAACTCCCATCAACATGATATGACTGAAAACGAGACCTTTGAAAAAGTGGATTTCCATGAGATGGAGCTGGATGATGAATATTATGATTGCATATTCATTGCGTGTGACTTTTCAAAGCTGGTCATCCGGAATACCGATTTTGAGAAGTGCGAGTTCAGGGCGTGCAATTTCACGTTGGCCTGCTTCAAGGAAGCCCTCCGGGATGTTGCCTTTACGGATTGCAAGATGACCGGCGCAGACTTTACGGACATTGACAGGTTTTCGGACAGCCTGGTCTTTGAAAACTCGCGTCTTGATTATGCCAGCTTTGTAGAGGCCAGATTGCGGAAAACCGTTTTCCGCGGCTGCAAGATGTATGAGGGGTACTTTAATGACGCCGACATGGCGGAATCCGTTTTTGACCGCTGTGACCTGGAACGGGTTTCTTTTGTCGGAACCAATTTGGAGAAAGCCGATTTTACAACCTCCTTCAATTTTTCGATCAATCCCTCCATGTGCAAGCTGAAAAAGGCGGTCTTTTCCCGGCATGGTCTGGAAGGGCTGCTCGCCCATCTGGACATTGACATCAGGGGGTAGGCCCGCGGGAGCTGTTTAATGGAATATTGGTTTGACCGCCATTGCGGGTAAAACAAGGAGTGCAGGCATTCCCGTTTCAGGAATGCCTGCACCGTTCCAGTGGAAGTTAGAATTTGGGTTTCCGCTTCTTCACTTCCTCTACCAGTTTGGAAAGGGATTTTCCCTTC
This DNA window, taken from Akkermansia muciniphila, encodes the following:
- a CDS encoding superoxide dismutase — protein: MNSRGADMNRRRFIALSSLAALGTISQARATGPSIQPQHKMTKKQDPSTVGYADGKYVLPPLPYAYDALEPMLDEKTVRIHHDKHHAAYVAGANAAAEKLREIADGKLDASATTNWVRNLSFNVSGHVLHTIYWTNMTPDPKKEPQGPLVDAIKEKFGSLEAMMKEFKAASQGVEGSGWGILGVDPISKTLVICGAEKHQNLEIPGLVPILVCDVWEHAYYLKHQNLRADYIEDFCRLINWDDVERRYQEAMAS
- a CDS encoding pyridoxal phosphate-dependent aminotransferase, whose amino-acid sequence is MDMISPSIAALTPSLTLKVTNRAKAMKAAGEEVYGLAGGEPEMDTPENIKQAAITALNNGATKYTPSAGLPALRQAIADKLKRENNLEYDPSQITVGAGAKHACFNAIMATVSEGDEVIIPSPYWVSYPEMVRMCGGIPVIVETTPENGWKLTAEQFEEAMTPRTKMVILTTPNNPTGAVYSEEELRALGEVALSEDILILADEIYEHLVYGDTRHVSIASLSPELYDLTITINGFSKGYAMTGWRMGYSAAPAPIAKAIQMIQDHTTSNVCTFAQYGGIEALTGDQSFISDMRDEYDMRRQYVLSRLNAIPNVSVVEPQGAFYFFVDTSKLGLTSLNLCDKLLERYKVAAVPGIAFGNDKAIRISYCTTLDILKEALDRFEEFCKAH
- the murJ gene encoding murein biosynthesis integral membrane protein MurJ, producing the protein MSLMRNSLVASGAIFACRLTGMAREIVYTSLFGATGVLDAFYTAFRIPNLLRDLFAEGALSQSYTSVASKTREAEGDSAAWELTNKVATQLSTLMVAIVTLGILFAGPVMEALYSGDHSLTDQLFATDLSRIMWPFIGFASLSALVMGALNMVGVFGLPMLASAAFNVTSILFGLLIGYFIDPTFGPRALYGFACGVTIGGAAQIAVQLPKLRKTGFRWKPNFHWDDPRVRKIWGLMLPSVLASGVTQFTIFINTGFALDLQKGSVTALTTAFRLWQLPVGLFGVATGMVVLPAVSRMMVGDGRKEVAVHIAKGLRLVAFFAVPAFLILFILGTEFVSSVYQWGRFNQEAVRYTGEVLGAYSLGLLGYAGTKVVQPVFLALEKRWVPLIAAAVALAISIGLNYWFVYGLHKNAAWLALTTSVVTTFNFLFYFLYLRRQLGGVDGRTLVSGLGRILAAGALLGAVCWVGKTWFLQGFLDWSFPARLLGISLVCGCAGIVYLATAFLLKTPELDAVRAKFMKR
- a CDS encoding family 10 glycosylhydrolase produces the protein MTRFPLFHALSCSLLALASQALGWQPSGEAVPAAPQEFRAAWISTVHNIDWPSRSGLSGAAQRAELLTILNTCAQLKLNAVFLQVRPNADALYQSSLEPWSQWLSGPGVNPGYDPLAFAIQEAHRRGIELHAWFNPFRAKANVKHAVGRNHISLTRPDLMKRHGSVLLMNPSASASRDHALKVILDVVRRYDVDGVHLDDYFYPYPSPGHPWSPRSFSDGKTPSQRRAYIDDFVEDMYKSVKSSKPWVRVGISPFGIWRPGVPGGIEAGVDAYEHLACDARKWLSKGWVDYLAPQLYWRCSPSKQSFPALMQWWAAQNTSRPVWPGIATARIMSSEDPGRPASEIAAQVNYSRSLARSAPGQCFWSVKSIMRNAGGIQKYLNRLYPSMAVPPAMPWCGTGAPGQPRNFYVADNGSTVTLSWQPSGSPSRKWAVQARYGSQWATRILLPGSQTRVTLPKSFLGDAGSVAVRGISAYGAQGPAAAARR
- the larB gene encoding nickel pincer cofactor biosynthesis protein LarB, with the protein product MNEITDILHQLKEGRLSMEEAAERIRSATAPAAAHTDIDYDRLARTGCPEVIYGAGKTPGQIEEIARSLLAAGQNVLATRLDGEAQDHLRRAFPEADMRPEARLMRIILRPAPQTAGFIGIVSAGTSDQSVAEEAALTAEFLGSRVLRYRDCGVAGLHRLVSHLDSIRRATVLVAVAGMEGALPSVLAGLVKSPVIAVPTSVGYGANFRGVTTLLAMMNSCANGVSVVNIDNGFGAGFNAHLVNSLASPSR
- the larE gene encoding ATP-dependent sacrificial sulfur transferase LarE, with amino-acid sequence MTTPPQTPFERLRSVLLPRERIAVALSGGLDSSVLLAAAAKVLGPDRCLALTAQTPYVMEEEMRDGTELCRSLKVRQEKLTFPIPASIADNPPLRCYLCKHALFSALKARAGEAGFPLLADGSNMDDLGDYRPGRKALQELGILNPFLEAAMGKADIRQLARELGLPESVSGKPAYACLLTRLEHNRPVTEAMLRRVDKAETFLRSLGLKGCRVRVHGDDLARIELPEAERRLFLDTELAGPVARRLRELGFRHITLDLEGYSRGSMNEPS
- a CDS encoding adenylyltransferase/cytidyltransferase family protein, producing MKKVFVSGCYDIVHAGHIQFFEEARALGDYLIVSFASEPVLWHHKQRKPSIPDEHKKVLLESLRMVDKVILGTGMKKGLDFEEEFLQEKPDVLAVTEDDLYSGIKKELCARVGANYVVLPKTPPKFAPVSTTMLVNRIKAPSSVPLRVDFAGGWLDVPRYARKGSYVVNCAITPMVSLCEWPYEKRSGLGGSGAWAMLEGRDPVASELALGVGWQDPAVIAETGLCVWRSGSSPVLDVKGTGDFLEGRMAILYTGEEHDTPRMADEQRDYVRISQSSLIARTGVLERNINTLAAGVALYYSVQLDEGMQPLPDIPNALAKKYLGGGYGGYALYLFSCRDDRDQAVKDHPAMKRVEPYCRQLFK